GGCTAGGTGGGGCACCACACGGGCCGGCACAGCACCACTTGTTTAGTAAACATGCCCCCATGGGCCAGGCCGGGCACAATTATGGTGGGCCGAGCCGGGCCGGCTTGTTTGGCCTACCGTGTTTCACAAAAACAAACTAATGATGGGTTGAACAGGCGAGCAATTAGTTAACGAGCGCTTCTTtgggagcctcgcaacgatcagcgccaTTTGGCGCGTTCTCAGACATTTGTCACGTGTCGTGCTCTGGATGCTCCCTTtgaattttgtttttttatttttccgcacgtgttttcggctttttaaactgtttttttgggttttttcgacgttttggtttttTTTGTCTTTCTTAACTTTTCGATCAAAAAAAATTCGAAttttttttttcatgaaaaaacgcgttttcttttttttttctttcatgaAAGTTAcggtttttcttccgcgagaggcacggttgtgctttaaCGAGAGTCACCGCTGTGCCTCTCAGAAAcaaaaaaaaacgcgttttctgtttttttttcgttcgtgagagtcacggttttgcttccgcgagagccacggttttgctttcgcgagtcACGGCCGTGGCTCTCggaaacagaaaaaaaaacatgttttctgtttttttttcttacacgagagtcatggttttgcttctacgagaggcacggttgtgattttGCGAGATGCACGGGCGTGCCTATttcggaaaggaaaaaaaaccGTGCTTCCGGTTTGGTTTTCTCGCCCGGTTTTTTCGTaaaaaaaaagttcgtcaaaacctatcaacatgggactctagttttgaagatcttgACGCGAGGAATTCAACGGTGAAAACgattcgagatttggacgcacggtttaagagataaaacgttttgaataaacaaATCTAAAAAAAAAGAAAACTCCCGGATTCcgacaagtggcgcgctgcatgtgcgccacttgtcacGACCTGGAAAAGTGTAGTGGTCTTTGCAACGAGTACCTTTTAATCAGTGATTTCGTTAAACAGTGTCGTGCATGCCTCGGTCGTATCGGATGCAAAAGAGAAAGGGGCGGACTGTGGAGACACTGAGGCGAGGTTGAAGACCGACACAGATAAGAGTGAGCTGAGACAGTGATGGGTTGCCGTAAAGCGAAAGGGTCTTACTACTACTTGAAACTAAGGATTAAACCAACGCGAGGTCAAAAATATTCTCTCCTGCTTTCGATGTCAGTGTCGTGCATGCCTCGGTCGTATCGGATGCAAAAGAGAAAGGTGCGGACTGTGGAGACACTGAGGCGAGGTTGAAGACCGACACAGATAAGAGTGAGCTGAGACAGTGATGGGTTGCCGTAAAGCGAAAGGGTCTTACTACTACTTGAAACTAAGGATTAAACCAACGCGAGGTCAAAAATATTCTCTCCTGCTTTCGATGTAGCAGCTGTCAGAGCCACGCCTCGAACTATCGACGATGCGGCGTCCGTCAAACAGAAACAAAAGATGGTGTGCTGCAGGAGCAGGACACACTGCCCTTGCTGGCCCCTGGGACCTGGATGGTGCTCGCTCGGCGGATCGAAGCCTGCAATTCCGTCGTTGATGGAGATGAAGCTCGCTGGTTCTGGCAGAGATATCTACTGACGTGTTTGGGATCCTGAGCTGCGGCGATAGCCGCCGCCCACCGCCTGTTCATATGCTACCGGTTGATCTTTTGGTCTTGCCGCCGGTGTGGTTTGACGGGCTGGGATCGATCGTCCGTTGTGCTGCATGTAACTAGCCTTTGCTGCTTGTTTACTTTCAGAACTTTCTCTATTTTTACCTTGCTTTTGTTTGCGGTGTACAAAGATGTCAATTTAGAGCCCGGGTGTCCTCGATGAGCGCTTTATTTTAAATAAAAAAACCATGTGTGGAATTGCTTTAGCATTAAAAAACGAAATATTTAAAATAAAGTGCTCACTGACACCTGTAGCTGCAAAAACCCTATTGATGCATATTTCTTGAGTCCCATTCTGATAATCCTACACCTACGAAGTGGCTATGAAGGCCTATGTTATTTCCATCCCATACACCTCTCTCGCCCCCTGATTTTAACACGGTGGGCCCGTTCCCTCTAACCGATCCAATAATTTTTCTTCACGATGTTGTTTACGTTGAACCCGTAACAGACCTTACGTAGGTCTAGCATTGCCCGTCTCATTCTGCCAAACTGGAAACTCCCTTTACAGCAGGAACTCGTACTCAGATTTGTACACCTTTCAAACTTGTGCGCTGGATGCCGGTTACTCGTTGTCTATTTCGTTAGCTCCTCTCTTGACAGTGGAACCGGGCATAAACTCAGCATCAGTAAGAAAAAATGGGAGGAAAAATGGTGGTCGTGTCACTGCATTATTGGGGCCGGCCAGATTTGCTTTTCCGCCGATACCATAAATAATCCACAGACAAGGTTAGGTTACTGCCGAAAGGGGCGGCCTATGGTGGAGGGAGCCCACGCAAGAAAATTCCTTGTCCTTACCGAAGACGATCATCGGCATCGGTAGCGTGCGCTTCCAATCCATGGGTGTGGGCGCCATCCGACCAATTGCAACTTGCCTGCCTGCCCCTTCTCCATAGCGACAGTGCAGCGACCTTCCAGCTCAGTGCCCCAGTGAGCTGAACCCAGTCCAGTCCCGAGCGTGATCCATTAATGGgggaggcgacggcggcggcgacggtggagGCGGACGCGGGGGCGCCGCTGAGCAGCTGGGTGGTGGAGATGGAGAAGACGATCGGCGAGATGCACATCGACCCGGCGGCGGAGATGGCGCGGTGGAAGCGGCACTCCATCTACCGCGTGCCGGAGCGGATCAAGAACCTGCACAACAGCAAGGCGTACCAGCCGGAGCTGGTCTCGCTGGGGCCCTTCCACCACGGCGACCCGGAGCTGCTCCCGATGGAGGAGCACAAGCGCCGGGCCGTGGTGCACCTCGTCAAGCGCTCGGGGCGGCCGCTGCGGGAGTTCGTGGCCGCCGTGGCGGAGGTGGCGCAGCAGCTGCAGGACGCCTACAAGGACCTCGGCGACGAGTGGCGCGGCGCCGGTGAGAACCGGGACCGCTTCGTGCAGCTGATGGTCACCGACGGGTGCTTCCTGGTGGAGGCGATGCGGATGGACGCGCTGCGGGGAAAGGTGCACGAGGAGTACGCGCCCAACGACCCGGTCTTCAGCAAGTACGGCTACCTCTACCTGTGGAACTACATCCAGTCCGACATGGTCGTCGTCGAGAACCAGCTgccgctcctcctcctccagagGCTCCTCATTGTCCTCGATCACCACAAATATCAGGTACTTTTCGCTCCTTCATTCATCCCCCTTGCAAGCACTAGTTTCCTTCCGTCCGTAGTTTGCCAATGAAATCCCGATCGATCCACCAGATTCAAACCGGCAATAATGACTTCACTGATAGATTTACTTAAAGTACTGCTACCGTTGATGCGATCTGCATTGGAGTAGTTGGATTTGACAATAATGTCTTCACTGGCAATAGATTTATTTATTCAAGGAATTGATTCGACTGAGTGGATTGGTTGCTGGATTCAGTTTAAGTGGCGTAGAAGCATCGCTCAGTGAGTGTCGTTGCATGCCGACCTGGACAGGAACAGAAGGAGACATGACATGCTTGATTGGCAGGCTGCAAAGGGGAGCCAGCCAAACGCTTGTGTGAAAGTGATATCTTACTTGAAACTTTGAAAGAGAGGCATAGAGATAATTGAAAGATATTATCATGCACGGACAAACATACGCAGTATGCATGAAATACACGTGGATACTCACACGATAAACAACTTGATGCCGGGATAGAAGAACCGTTGTATATGTTTTTTTGTTGTGGCCTTCCTTCCGGCATCTAGTACAACGAAGACTTTTCTTGATTATTATAATGAACTTTAATGAAAAGGCTTGAACACTTATGCGATTGATAAGGATAAAATATTTCACACTGGCAGCTTATTTGTTCAGTCCGCAActaaaaacatcttatattaacTTACAGAGGTCACGAGGACAGTGGCTTCAGTCTCACAAAGTTCTTTGGCAGGCATTGTTCTCGTGCATCGTCCCTGTGTTCTTAACACACTAGTACATATTACTAATAAGTATTACTTTCttcgtctcataatataagatgttattaCAATAATACGTAtattatattatgggacagaagGAGTACAACTTTGTACGCGTGAAATTTTTGGGAGAAAAACTTCAAAAAAGTATTACTATTACGGTATTACCCTGCGCCAGTCTCCACTACAGATTTTAGCTATACTCCTGATCAGATCAATAGCTTGAGCGCCATCTTCCAAATCCCAGCACCAGCACAGTTGTTCTCTTCTTCATGCTGAGCTGAGCAGAGCCGGGAACATTCCCTCGCCTTGGTCTCCATGATCTGGAGGCATTTGTCCAGCATCAGGACAGAGTGGCCTCCATCTTTTGAGCAAGCGCAACAGGCGTCGCCGCATCATCCGCAAACCAGACCAAACTGCATGGCCAAAAAATATGTCATTTATCAGTTTCCAAGTGGTTCACAACTCCACATTAATCCAGAAGAAATCATGTAAGCTAAAGCCTCTTTTCTTATTACACAACCAAGGACTTGCAACATTAACATAGCTGTCAAGCACAACAGGAACATCAACTATGACTCCCACTTCTTTCCAGGGTAGTGCCAATAACATCAAATTCAAAGAAACGGTGGCGAGTTTCTAATCTACAGCACAATGAGTATCTTTTATCAGGGATGTCTTGTCTCTCACACAAATTGTCTCTAATGAGCAATTTATTGTGTGACAAGAGCCTGTACCCTGGGGGGAACGATGGGTAATTTTCAAACAGCAGGGACAAAGATGGGGGTACTCCCCCCTGAAATTAATCACTACATAAAGAAACTGCGACTATGCAGGCCAGGACCATGTAATTGCTAGACCATCTGGTCCGGACAATCTGTACAAGGTCTTCCTGTTGCTGCATAAGTTTAGCATCAAAGCCCCTCCCAAAAGAGATCTTGATTTGAACCCCGTCCCAAATCTCGGCAATAGTGACATTAACCTCATTGCACACAAAATTTATGTCAAAGAACTGAATAGCTGAACTAAAATATTTGACTGACCGAAATAAAAATAGCCGCCTGCCAAGTTAATTTCACTACTCACTccgatccatattacttgtcgcgcaaatagatgtatctagatgtatacATCATTTTGAGTGACAAATAACATGGATCGGATGGAGTATGACTTTACATGACATCGTGTGATTAAAATGATATTTCTCTATGAATTTTTTATACTTCAACTAGATTAATTTTTCTTTGCAATTGAACCAGATTAAACAttaactagtactccctccatccgaaaaAGCTTGTCCCTCAAATAGATGTATCCAGCATcaagttagtgctagatacatccatttgagggatAAACTTGGGACGAGCTTtttcggacagagggagtatataaAATTATACATATACATGGTTGCACACGCCTACTTGTTGTCGTACTGGTCTTCATTAGCTGGTCTTGTCAACCGGGATGAAAATCCTTGTCTAGATCATCTTTCATCTTTGGCCGGATGTGGCGGTGATAACGTGAGAACGTTATTCCTTCTTGAAGGTGTTGCTGCAGAAGAAGTCGACTTAGTTGTAGGTGCTTATTTCATATCTTGTAATGGTTCGGTTGTGGCTGCTTTGTTTTGTACTCTGCTTACTAATTGATAAAAATGGATATGTGCAACAATGATGCAGAGACCGGGGGTTTGAACCTTGTGCGCTGGGACGTAGAACCCATTCCTGTTAAATTCATATTCCAGTTTGACGAGTTATTTTTTCAGGGGGATTTCTTTTAGGTGTAGACTTAGAATTCAAGCATGCCACCATGTTTGCTCTAAGAATTTGAAAATTCATATGTTCATCGAATAAAAAAAGATAGCTATACTCTCGGCCTTGAGGTGGCATAAGATTGTCATAATGCAGATTAATCAGAACATTATATATTGAACCTGTTAATATTATTACAAAGATATCATAGTCGGGTCATACACACGATGGAGATCAGAACAACCTTGTTAGTTCTAACTTTATGTCTAACTAATTTTTATAGAACGCTTCACGGGTGAGCAGGTTGGTGCTTGATTCTCTATGTCCGTGGCGCCGACACTTGGTTGGCATCAATCACCTTGGGCTCCACCCTCTCGACATCTTGTACACAAGCCTCACCCACGGCGACCATCAAGAACGCACCGGATCGACGGCGTATGTCATGCCCTCGGCGATGGAGATATACGAGGCCGGAATCCATTTCAGGGTGAGCGATACCGACAGCCTCCTCGACGTCCACTTCGAACGTGGCAAGCTAAGCATGCCGGCGATCAGGGTTGATGACAGGACCGAGAAGAAGTTTCTGAACGTGATGGCGTTCGAGCGGCTCCACCCCGGTGCTGGCAATGACGTGACGGCGTACGTGATCTTCATGGACAACATCATCAGCTCGGCCAAAGACGTGGCGCTGCTGAGATCCAAGAACATCATCGAGTGTGGGCTGGGCAGTGACGAGGAGGTGGCCAAGCTACTCAACAACACGCTCAACAAAGGAGGAGTGATGAGCCCGGCTAGCAGGCTCCACGACGTGCAGCGGCGGGTGAAGGCCCAGTGCACGATGAGGAGGAACAAGTGGCGAGCCAATTTCATACAGAGGTACTTAAGGAATCCTTGGGTGTTTATCTCACTTGTAGCCGCCGTCGTCCTGCTTGTGGCCACTCTATTGCAGACTGTGTATACTGTTTTGCCCTTCTATAAGATTATTTAGTACCACTTGAATATACCATGTAAGCTTTCTAATATTGAAGCATATATGTTTTGCCCAATTTGGTTCATGgactctctcccttgtttgtttTATGAGTACCTACCTTGTCCCAATTTTTTTGGCCATATGCATCCCACCACCAACAACACCACGACGCTACAGATCAGAGTTACCGGTATTTGGGGAAAGCGTCTTACGTGCAATGTGTGCTCCAAGGACTCGCAGTCGCATACTTGCACGGACTCTCATTTTCTGCTCAAGCTCAACGCAGTGGTGGTGCATCATATCCATGCGTCAGAATAAATCCTGCACGCCATGGCAAGCCGTGTGCAGTTGACGTCTTGACGTGGCTCAGAACAGAAAACAACCCTGGACTGTGTTGGCTGCAGTTGGCTATGTGCATCATGTCAcgccctccatatggtgatactgaAATTGCCTTTATATTATCGCAAATCGTGTGGGCTTTGTGTTACTCCAGATTGCTACAGTTCGCTACAGATGTAATCCCTGGTAGGGAGTCGTCTCAACTCTCGTGTATCGTGTGCGTGTGGTtgtaaggccctgtttggtttcAATAAGTCACCTGACCATCAACCTGTAATCATGTCTACGGAAGAGCAGGGTTCCCACAGAGGGAACTTAAATTCAGAATTCCTACGAAGCAGCACTACAGTGAGCAAAGTAACTCTAGCGACAGGGAAAAAAGCTCGTGGAAACTACATAGCTCATTCAAGAAGTGCACCTTATTATTTATGTTGAACATTTGATCATATCTCTCTTCAAATCTCTCTGTTTTGATTCAATGTGGGCTCAGCATGGGACCTCAAAATCTGACTTCATCATCGATATAAACAATTAGCGAACAAAATGAATATATCGCCTTCAAAACTCCTGAAGTTAAGGTTCAACGCAAGGACAAGATGCAGGTAAACTGAAGTCATAGCTGATACAAGGAAGCAAGACAAAGTCAAGAATTCGTGTGACTTACTTCAAAATGTTCAGAGTGTGCACTGCATACTATGGATGATGGCCAATTGGCCATGGAATCCAAATAATGAATATATCCTATCTACTTATAAGGAGTATTGCACTGTGCGGCAAAATCACCTGTTAGCCTGTTAATGCGTTCTGCAACCATTGGAGTTTTTGAGCCAGCCCCTGACAAGAACATTATGTCTATTTTGCCAGGAAGTTTTTGTTAAAACCTGTGGAAACAGAGAGAAAACATAAATCACAGAGACAAAAGAAAATAGTACTCAAGTTCTAGGTGTTATTGACTCATTATTGGTTTGACAGGTACATGAGGGTCTAAGGTATATTGATGGAATAACTTTTCTTCACCTTTAAAGTACCAGATAGATCATTATGTTTGAAGagtcttcaatcatgtccggcaGATTAAAGCTTCCCACTTTGCGTAAAAAGAGTAAATGCCGCTGGGGGTCTTAGAACTTGCGTTACTGGTGCACTTAAGTCACACTACTTACAAACAGGAAAAACCCGTCACAAAACTTGCGTTGCGGGTGCATTTAAGTCAGAGAGGCAAGCTAAACCGGTCGGACGCCCGATTTTCTCTCTTTTGCAGTCTCGCAAGGCGCACGTGACACCTCCGGGGATTGGTATTTTTCCAGTAAAGTCG
The sequence above is a segment of the Triticum urartu cultivar G1812 unplaced genomic scaffold, Tu2.1 TuUngrouped_contig_6933, whole genome shotgun sequence genome. Coding sequences within it:
- the LOC125531284 gene encoding UPF0481 protein At3g47200-like; the encoded protein is MGEATAAATVEADAGAPLSSWVVEMEKTIGEMHIDPAAEMARWKRHSIYRVPERIKNLHNSKAYQPELVSLGPFHHGDPELLPMEEHKRRAVVHLVKRSGRPLREFVAAVAEVAQQLQDAYKDLGDEWRGAGENRDRFVQLMVTDGCFLVEAMRMDALRGKVHEEYAPNDPVFSKYGYLYLWNYIQSDMVVVENQLPLLLLQRLLIVLDHHKYQNASRVSRLVLDSLCPWRRHLVGINHLGLHPLDILYTSLTHGDHQERTGSTAYVMPSAMEIYEAGIHFRVSDTDSLLDVHFERGKLSMPAIRVDDRTEKKFLNVMAFERLHPGAGNDVTAYVIFMDNIISSAKDVALLRSKNIIECGLGSDEEVAKLLNNTLNKGGVMSPASRLHDVQRRVKAQCTMRRNKWRANFIQRYLRNPWVFISLVAAVVLLVATLLQTVYTVLPFYKII